A genomic region of Trueperaceae bacterium contains the following coding sequences:
- a CDS encoding response regulator transcription factor, whose protein sequence is MPNANAQPSPIRVLLVDDHTVVRRGLRLAFDLEPDLEVVGEAANGQEAIAQVAALAPDVVVMDLLMPVLNGVEATKAIRRGHPDVEVVALTSVLEDRLVVEVVEAGAAGYMLKETRPDELFEAVRAAALGEVRLDPRAQQRLVREMRSESSREALTERELEVLKLLAGGASNKGIAQTLDIAEATVKSHVSNLLGKLDLKSRTQAALYALREGLIVRDP, encoded by the coding sequence GCCAAGCCCCATCCGCGTCCTGCTCGTCGACGACCACACGGTGGTGCGCCGTGGCCTGCGCCTCGCGTTCGACCTGGAGCCCGATCTGGAGGTCGTCGGCGAGGCGGCGAACGGCCAGGAGGCCATCGCCCAGGTCGCGGCCCTCGCGCCGGACGTGGTCGTCATGGACCTCCTCATGCCCGTCCTGAACGGCGTCGAGGCCACGAAGGCCATCAGGCGCGGCCATCCGGACGTCGAGGTCGTCGCCCTCACGAGCGTCCTGGAGGACCGGCTGGTCGTAGAGGTCGTCGAGGCGGGGGCCGCCGGCTACATGCTCAAGGAGACGCGGCCCGACGAGCTCTTCGAGGCGGTGCGCGCGGCCGCCCTGGGCGAGGTGCGGCTCGACCCGAGAGCGCAGCAGCGGCTCGTGCGCGAGATGCGCTCCGAGAGCAGCCGCGAGGCGCTCACGGAGCGCGAGCTGGAAGTGCTCAAGCTCCTGGCGGGCGGCGCGAGCAACAAGGGCATCGCGCAAACGCTCGACATCGCGGAAGCCACGGTCAAGAGCCACGTCTCGAACCTGCTCGGCAAGCTGGACCTGAAGAGCCGCACCCAAGCCGCGCTCTACGCCTTGCGCGAGGGGCTGATCGTGCGTGACCCCTGA
- a CDS encoding M3 family oligoendopeptidase → MSIADVTREHRKFVVAPIDPSDLVARARALLDAPVTAATMPGFVRDVNEVSVDFSELEAGLTRAMDEDTADEAAKAAYLDFVTNHVPELTTLKTALERKQLAVVDYSPPADLAGHWADMRVNVELFREENLPLEAEIATLTQAHGEVSGSLRVELDGETLTLGQALAKLESPDRELRERAYHAIEAGREAIRPRLDEIFAKLMPLRKRIARGAGLADYREYAWLMAKRREYTPQDALTMHESVAKEVVPRLRSVYERRARLLGLERLRPWDLDCDVHGREALAPFTSVAELEEGLARMFSALDGELAQAYDLLRGGWMDLEPRPSKVPGLGYQNYFPRSQRPYVYWSAVGTDDDLLTMRHEAGHAFHSVLTQARWPLLAHRSERPEMCELASQAMELLTLPYLTRDKGGFYSQEDAARSQAALLVRALSLLVSASKVDAIQHFVYTHPSETGPTIAEIDAQWRRLDERFDTGMDMTGFDRLRSKGWHIIHLFHYPFYYLEYAMAYLGALQVWRNALQDAPRALGQYKAALALGGTRPLDELYEAAGIRFAFDERTVASLSQLAVDALGDEA, encoded by the coding sequence ATGTCGATAGCCGATGTGACAAGGGAACACCGGAAGTTCGTCGTCGCGCCGATCGATCCGAGCGACCTGGTCGCCAGGGCCAGGGCGCTGCTCGACGCACCGGTGACGGCCGCCACGATGCCGGGGTTCGTCCGCGACGTGAACGAGGTATCCGTCGACTTCTCCGAGCTCGAGGCCGGCCTGACGCGCGCGATGGACGAGGACACCGCCGACGAGGCCGCCAAGGCGGCCTACCTCGACTTCGTGACCAACCACGTGCCCGAGCTGACCACGCTCAAGACGGCGCTCGAGCGCAAGCAGCTCGCCGTCGTCGACTACTCTCCGCCGGCCGACCTCGCGGGTCATTGGGCCGACATGCGCGTCAACGTCGAACTCTTCCGCGAGGAGAACCTGCCGCTCGAGGCCGAGATAGCTACCCTCACGCAGGCCCATGGGGAGGTCAGCGGCAGCCTGCGCGTCGAGCTGGACGGCGAGACCCTCACGCTTGGCCAGGCGCTCGCGAAGCTGGAGTCGCCTGACCGCGAGCTGCGAGAGCGCGCCTACCACGCGATCGAGGCCGGCAGGGAGGCGATCAGGCCGCGGCTGGACGAGATCTTCGCCAAGCTCATGCCGCTGCGCAAGCGCATCGCGCGGGGTGCCGGGCTGGCCGACTACCGCGAGTACGCCTGGCTGATGGCGAAGCGCCGCGAGTACACGCCGCAGGACGCGCTGACCATGCACGAGTCGGTGGCCAAGGAGGTCGTGCCGCGCCTACGCTCGGTCTACGAGCGTCGCGCACGGTTACTCGGCCTGGAGCGCCTGCGCCCGTGGGACCTGGATTGCGACGTGCACGGCAGGGAGGCGTTGGCCCCCTTCACCTCCGTTGCCGAGCTGGAGGAAGGGCTGGCGCGGATGTTCTCGGCCCTCGACGGCGAGTTGGCGCAGGCCTACGACCTCCTCCGGGGCGGCTGGATGGACCTCGAGCCTCGTCCCTCCAAGGTCCCCGGCCTGGGGTATCAGAACTACTTCCCGCGCTCGCAGCGGCCGTACGTGTACTGGAGCGCCGTCGGCACCGACGACGACCTGCTCACCATGCGTCACGAGGCCGGTCACGCGTTCCACTCGGTGCTGACGCAGGCGCGGTGGCCGCTCCTCGCGCACCGCTCCGAGCGCCCGGAGATGTGCGAGCTGGCCTCCCAGGCGATGGAGCTCCTCACCCTGCCGTACCTGACGCGCGACAAGGGCGGCTTCTACTCGCAGGAGGACGCCGCGCGCTCCCAGGCGGCGCTACTCGTGCGCGCGCTCTCGCTCCTGGTCAGCGCCTCGAAGGTCGACGCCATCCAGCACTTCGTCTACACCCACCCGAGCGAGACCGGACCGACCATCGCAGAGATAGACGCGCAGTGGCGGCGCCTGGACGAGCGGTTCGACACGGGGATGGACATGACCGGCTTCGACCGCCTGCGCTCGAAGGGCTGGCACATCATCCACCTGTTCCACTACCCCTTCTACTACCTCGAGTACGCCATGGCTTACCTAGGCGCCCTGCAGGTGTGGCGCAACGCCTTGCAGGACGCTCCGCGCGCGCTGGGGCAGTACAAGGCGGCGCTGGCGCTGGGCGGCACCCGTCCCCTCGACGAGCTCTACGAGGCCGCGGGGATCCGCTTCGCCTTCGACGAGCGGACCGTCGCGAGCCTCAGCCAGCTAGCCGTGGACGCGCTGGGGGACGAGGCCTAG
- a CDS encoding histidine kinase, with product MTPDRAGSGNGGEAPLSGELHTVWYHSISNRLILLLLAVVAALATATGILLWRALATTVGLPADTDLAGAAAAVAGQDQAAVTAILRSTLVNLAVVVAVTLLAAAAFSRALLVDPIARLTQASRALAAGDLSARVDLADRSELGELARSFDAMAESLARSKEDLEARVVTRTTELRSLLSLSNTIALTTDLRPQIDAVLDQLVTGGRVAAAEILELEPTGKLVRLARLGADPGARAGGGAEDARPEGFDATLAGLAPHAVVDGDELALPLRARDRVVGVLVASTPTGAGWDEERLRWVGGLAAQAAVALENNRLYELARDEAAEEERRHLARELHDSVSQAIYSVVLTAHAAEKRLGTDPDAVGKALAGVIELSEAALAEMRALIFELRPEALAEVGLVGALHRQLDGMELRHGLRAVRRLDQEPDLPFTTKQVLLRVAQEALHNVVKHAAATSVTVRASVAEAAPDGPLLRLEVADDGVGFDTSLAYPGHLGLTSMHERVAALGGTLRIESASQAGTTVTVELPLSPRAGSEA from the coding sequence GTGACCCCTGACCGAGCCGGCAGCGGGAACGGTGGCGAGGCGCCCCTCTCCGGCGAGTTGCACACCGTCTGGTACCACAGCATCTCCAACCGCCTGATCCTCCTGCTGCTCGCCGTCGTCGCGGCGTTGGCAACCGCCACCGGCATCCTCCTGTGGCGCGCGCTGGCCACCACCGTCGGGCTGCCCGCAGACACCGACCTCGCCGGCGCGGCCGCCGCGGTGGCCGGTCAGGACCAGGCGGCCGTGACGGCCATCCTGCGCAGCACCCTCGTCAACCTCGCGGTCGTCGTGGCGGTCACGCTGCTAGCGGCCGCCGCCTTCTCGCGGGCACTCCTCGTCGACCCGATCGCCAGGCTCACGCAAGCGAGCCGCGCCTTGGCCGCCGGCGACCTTAGCGCCAGGGTCGACCTGGCGGACCGCTCCGAGCTCGGCGAGCTGGCGCGGTCGTTCGACGCGATGGCCGAGAGCCTCGCACGCTCCAAGGAAGACCTCGAGGCGCGCGTGGTCACGCGCACCACGGAGCTGCGCTCGCTCCTCTCGCTGTCGAACACCATCGCCCTCACGACCGACCTCCGGCCGCAGATAGACGCGGTGCTCGACCAGCTCGTGACCGGCGGCCGCGTGGCGGCGGCGGAGATCCTGGAGCTCGAGCCGACCGGTAAGCTCGTGCGCCTCGCGCGGCTCGGGGCCGACCCGGGTGCGCGGGCGGGCGGCGGCGCCGAGGACGCACGGCCGGAGGGTTTCGACGCGACGCTGGCCGGTCTCGCGCCGCACGCCGTGGTGGACGGGGACGAGCTGGCCCTGCCGCTGCGGGCGCGCGACCGGGTGGTGGGCGTCCTGGTGGCGTCCACCCCGACCGGGGCGGGGTGGGACGAGGAGCGCCTGCGGTGGGTCGGCGGCCTCGCTGCCCAAGCGGCCGTGGCGCTCGAGAACAACCGCCTGTACGAGCTGGCGCGCGACGAGGCCGCGGAGGAGGAGCGCCGCCACCTGGCGCGCGAGCTCCACGACTCCGTCAGCCAGGCCATCTACTCCGTGGTGCTCACGGCGCACGCCGCCGAGAAGCGCCTCGGCACCGACCCAGACGCCGTCGGCAAGGCGCTCGCCGGCGTCATCGAGCTCTCGGAAGCCGCGCTCGCCGAGATGCGCGCCCTGATCTTCGAGCTCAGGCCCGAGGCGCTGGCCGAGGTCGGGCTGGTCGGCGCGCTGCATAGGCAGCTCGACGGCATGGAGCTCCGGCACGGGCTGCGCGCCGTCCGCCGCCTCGACCAGGAGCCGGACCTGCCGTTCACGACCAAGCAGGTCCTCCTGCGCGTGGCGCAAGAGGCGCTCCACAACGTCGTGAAACACGCGGCCGCCACGAGCGTGACAGTGCGCGCGAGCGTGGCGGAGGCCGCGCCGGACGGGCCGCTCCTTCGCCTCGAGGTCGCCGACGACGGCGTCGGGTTCGACACCTCGCTCGCCTACCCCGGCCACCTTGGGCTCACGTCGATGCATGAGCGCGTCGCCGCCCTGGGAGGGACCCTGCGCATCGAGAGCGCCTCGCAGGCCGGCACGACCGTGACGGTCGAGCTGCCGCTCTCGCCCCGGGCGGGGTCCGAAGCATGA
- a CDS encoding P1 family peptidase yields MPAHQPEVGRARLRELGIAPGVLPPGPLNAITDVAGVRVGHETLYEGAGVRTGVTVVLAHHDDPYRWRVPAALFVGNGYGKLIGATQVRELGELETPVALTNTLCVARAAEALVDWTLGRKGNARVRSVNPFVGETNDGHLNDIRARSVRPEHVLAALAAAADGPVALGTVGAGTGTMAFGFKGGIGSSSRRVPVALGGFTVGVLVQSNFGGVLQVAGRPVGVLAGRHYLRDELSAGGAPQVRAGAGGGAGASAGSRAGAGASTGSAQDADGSIMIVIATDAPMSSAGLERLAFRSMAGLARTGAAFSNGSGDYAVAFSTAEGVRRRAGGAPKAPTRELGNDDLSPLFLAAIEATEEAIYDSLCLAVSVTGHEGHVGEALPLELLRP; encoded by the coding sequence ATGCCCGCGCATCAGCCGGAAGTAGGACGCGCGCGCCTCCGCGAGCTCGGGATCGCTCCGGGCGTCCTGCCGCCGGGGCCCCTGAACGCCATCACGGACGTGGCCGGCGTGCGGGTCGGTCACGAGACGTTGTACGAGGGCGCCGGCGTCCGCACCGGCGTCACCGTCGTCCTGGCGCACCACGACGACCCGTACCGCTGGCGCGTGCCCGCCGCCCTCTTCGTCGGCAACGGTTACGGCAAGCTGATCGGCGCGACGCAGGTGCGGGAGCTCGGGGAGCTCGAGACCCCAGTCGCCCTCACGAACACGCTGTGCGTGGCCCGGGCGGCCGAGGCGCTCGTGGACTGGACGCTGGGCCGCAAGGGGAACGCCCGGGTCCGGTCCGTCAACCCGTTCGTCGGGGAGACGAACGACGGACACCTCAACGACATCCGGGCGCGCTCGGTGCGGCCGGAGCACGTGCTGGCCGCGCTCGCCGCCGCCGCGGACGGTCCGGTGGCGCTTGGCACGGTAGGGGCGGGCACCGGCACCATGGCGTTCGGTTTCAAGGGCGGCATCGGCAGCTCCTCCAGGCGTGTGCCGGTGGCGCTCGGCGGTTTCACCGTCGGGGTCCTCGTGCAGTCGAACTTCGGCGGCGTGCTGCAGGTGGCCGGGCGGCCGGTCGGTGTGCTAGCCGGCAGGCACTACCTGCGCGACGAGTTGAGCGCTGGCGGCGCGCCGCAGGTGCGTGCTGGCGCCGGTGGGGGTGCCGGTGCGTCAGCAGGTTCACGGGCCGGGGCCGGCGCGTCCACCGGTAGCGCCCAGGACGCCGACGGCTCGATCATGATCGTGATCGCCACCGATGCGCCCATGAGCTCCGCCGGCCTGGAGCGCCTGGCCTTCAGGTCCATGGCCGGACTGGCACGCACCGGCGCGGCGTTCTCGAACGGTTCCGGCGATTACGCCGTCGCGTTCTCGACCGCGGAGGGCGTGAGACGCCGCGCGGGCGGGGCGCCGAAGGCTCCGACGCGCGAGTTGGGCAACGACGACCTCTCACCCCTCTTCCTGGCCGCCATCGAGGCAACGGAGGAGGCCATCTACGACTCCTTGTGCCTGGCCGTGAGCGTGACCGGGCACGAGGGTCACGTGGGCGAGGCGCTACCGCTCGAGCTGCTTCGGCCCTGA
- a CDS encoding peptide chain release factor 3 — MSEAPTSTSHTEPGREARPEPGAAPVTPEAARLASEAAHRAQEDTHLASEVAHLASQVAHLASEVARRRTFAIISHPDAGKTTLTEKLLLYSGAIREAGSVTAKAGGAQSTSDWMSIERERGISISSAAMQVDYRGFILNLLDTPGHQDFSEDTYRTLTAADSAVMLLDAARGVQEQTRKLFAVSRDRGIPIFTFINKLDRPAQDPYALLDEVETTLGIQAVPVTWPIGDGPDFKGVYERTSNRLHAYERTERNARRAPVTTAAPDAPEVATLIGERAQAKLIDDIGLLDSVLPPLDRERFLAGEITPVFFGSVLTNFGVEVFLDHFLELAPAPGKLVTTQGVVQPTDPEFTGFVFKVQANMNPRHRDRTAFVRIASGVFHRGVQAVLTRTGRDVKLARAHTMFADERATVDDAFPGDIIGLVNPGTFRIGDVISSRPGVELPSFPRFAPERFATVRTRSTDKHKAFRKGLEQLTEEGVVQLFYPAQGARDPILGVVGQLQFEVFEHRMREEYGVDVLFDHQPYRVIRWLSRTPEKPVRFGMLAHDRDGQAVAIFRFDGEIKYFQDEHPEVSLAESPGAADVVRL, encoded by the coding sequence ATGTCGGAGGCCCCCACCAGCACCAGTCACACCGAACCCGGGCGTGAGGCCCGGCCGGAACCCGGGGCGGCCCCCGTCACGCCCGAGGCGGCGCGGCTCGCTAGCGAGGCCGCGCACCGCGCTCAAGAGGACACCCATCTCGCAAGCGAGGTTGCCCACCTCGCGAGCCAGGTTGCCCACCTCGCAAGCGAGGTGGCGCGCAGGCGCACCTTCGCCATCATCTCGCACCCTGACGCCGGCAAGACGACGCTGACGGAGAAGCTCCTGCTGTACAGCGGCGCCATCCGCGAGGCGGGCTCGGTGACGGCCAAGGCGGGCGGCGCGCAGTCGACTTCGGACTGGATGAGCATCGAGCGCGAGCGCGGCATCTCCATATCGTCGGCCGCCATGCAGGTCGACTACCGGGGTTTCATCCTCAACCTGCTCGACACGCCCGGCCACCAGGACTTCAGCGAGGACACGTACCGCACCCTGACGGCGGCCGACAGCGCGGTGATGCTCCTCGACGCCGCCAGAGGCGTGCAGGAGCAGACGCGCAAGCTCTTCGCCGTCAGCCGCGACCGCGGCATCCCGATCTTCACCTTCATCAACAAGCTCGACCGGCCGGCCCAGGACCCGTACGCCCTCCTCGACGAGGTGGAGACGACCCTCGGGATCCAGGCCGTGCCCGTCACGTGGCCCATCGGCGACGGCCCCGACTTCAAGGGCGTCTATGAGCGCACGAGCAACCGCCTGCACGCGTACGAGCGCACGGAGCGCAACGCGCGCAGGGCGCCAGTGACGACCGCGGCGCCCGACGCGCCGGAAGTGGCCACCCTCATCGGGGAGCGGGCGCAGGCGAAGCTCATCGACGACATCGGGCTGCTCGACTCCGTCCTGCCGCCCCTCGACCGCGAGCGCTTCCTGGCCGGCGAGATCACGCCCGTGTTCTTCGGCAGCGTGCTGACGAACTTCGGCGTCGAGGTCTTCCTCGACCACTTCCTCGAACTGGCCCCCGCGCCGGGCAAGCTCGTCACGACGCAGGGCGTAGTACAGCCGACCGACCCGGAGTTCACGGGCTTCGTCTTCAAGGTCCAGGCCAACATGAACCCGCGCCACCGCGACAGGACGGCGTTCGTGCGCATAGCGAGCGGCGTGTTCCACCGCGGCGTGCAGGCCGTGCTCACGCGCACGGGGCGCGACGTGAAGCTCGCGCGCGCCCACACGATGTTCGCCGACGAGCGCGCCACCGTCGACGACGCTTTCCCCGGCGACATCATCGGCCTCGTGAACCCCGGCACGTTCCGCATCGGCGACGTCATCAGCAGCCGCCCCGGCGTGGAGCTGCCGAGCTTCCCCCGCTTCGCGCCGGAGCGCTTCGCGACGGTGCGGACGCGGAGCACGGACAAGCACAAGGCGTTCCGCAAGGGCCTCGAGCAGCTCACGGAGGAGGGCGTAGTACAGCTCTTCTACCCGGCCCAGGGCGCCCGGGACCCCATCCTCGGCGTCGTCGGTCAGCTCCAGTTCGAGGTCTTCGAGCACCGCATGCGCGAGGAGTACGGCGTCGACGTGCTCTTCGACCACCAGCCGTACCGCGTCATCCGGTGGCTGAGCCGGACGCCCGAGAAGCCCGTGCGCTTCGGCATGCTCGCGCACGACCGCGACGGTCAGGCCGTCGCCATCTTCCGCTTCGACGGCGAGATCAAATACTTCCAGGACGAGCATCCCGAGGTGAGCCTGGCCGAGTCGCCTGGGGCGGCGGACGTGGTCAGGCTCTAG
- a CDS encoding radical SAM protein produces MSSEAFLATVHPASTTLSPSREEVVGFDLEGRPVHWFVGGETYKRSLASEVFGRRTVRGARRRWRVEPAEAERLFERAASVARQAAARPESLVASGAVEALSGRLERAARWTVESLAAERERFLRVYQPVSILPPDQYQSVVLQASFGCSWNRCTFCTFYQDRPFRVRPPEEFRSHALGVRDLLGEAAAGRPSVFLADGNALVLANSKLRHVFGVAAEVFPGRPVNAFVDVFSGEKKGVERWRELREWGLARVAIGVETGNDELLAWLNKPGGAAEAAEFVSTLKAAGLSVSVILMAGVGGGRFADAHVADSLALLGRLPLGAGDLVYLSPFVLQPGSAYAARAAEGGVLPLSEAAVARQYRELLTGARARSGASKVALYHIDEFVY; encoded by the coding sequence GTGAGCTCGGAAGCGTTCCTGGCCACCGTCCATCCCGCGAGCACGACCCTCAGCCCCAGTAGGGAAGAGGTGGTCGGGTTCGATCTGGAGGGCCGGCCCGTCCACTGGTTCGTCGGCGGCGAGACGTACAAGCGCTCGCTGGCCTCGGAAGTGTTCGGCCGGCGGACGGTGCGCGGCGCGCGACGCCGGTGGCGAGTCGAACCCGCCGAGGCGGAGCGCCTGTTCGAGCGCGCGGCGAGCGTAGCCCGGCAGGCCGCCGCCCGACCCGAGAGCCTGGTCGCCAGCGGCGCGGTGGAAGCGCTGTCTGGGCGTCTCGAGCGAGCCGCCAGGTGGACGGTCGAGAGCCTGGCCGCCGAGCGCGAGCGGTTCCTGCGTGTCTACCAGCCTGTTTCCATCCTCCCACCAGACCAGTATCAGTCAGTAGTACTACAAGCGAGCTTCGGCTGCAGCTGGAACCGGTGCACGTTCTGCACCTTCTACCAGGACCGGCCGTTCCGGGTCCGCCCACCCGAGGAGTTCCGGTCGCACGCGCTCGGCGTCAGAGACCTACTGGGAGAGGCCGCCGCAGGGCGCCCCAGCGTGTTCCTGGCGGACGGCAACGCCCTGGTCCTCGCCAACTCCAAGCTGCGCCACGTCTTCGGCGTGGCGGCGGAGGTCTTCCCAGGCAGGCCCGTCAACGCGTTCGTCGACGTCTTCTCCGGTGAGAAGAAGGGCGTGGAGCGGTGGCGGGAGCTGCGCGAGTGGGGTCTGGCGCGGGTCGCGATCGGGGTGGAGACGGGCAACGACGAGCTCCTGGCCTGGCTGAACAAGCCGGGCGGCGCGGCGGAGGCCGCCGAGTTCGTCTCCACCCTGAAGGCGGCGGGCCTGAGTGTGTCCGTGATCCTGATGGCGGGTGTCGGGGGCGGCCGGTTCGCGGACGCCCACGTCGCGGACAGCCTCGCCCTGTTGGGGCGCCTCCCGCTCGGGGCGGGCGACCTCGTCTACCTGTCGCCGTTCGTCCTGCAGCCCGGCTCCGCGTACGCCGCGCGGGCCGCCGAGGGCGGCGTCCTGCCCCTGAGCGAGGCGGCGGTGGCGCGCCAGTACCGCGAGCTGCTCACCGGCGCGCGGGCGCGCTCAGGGGCCTCCAAGGTGGCGCTGTACCACATCGACGAGTTCGTGTACTGA
- a CDS encoding LysR family transcriptional regulator has translation MALEPQLLRTFLVVARGGSISEAARRLHRSQPAVTSAVRRLEAHFGEPLFRRGGKGVRLTDLGARLLPHAEALERVLDGVNQLAAEAAGLEGARLRIAASTTIALYWLPPRLARFCSEHPSAKLVVHTRNSREAVEELAAGEVDLALVEAPAASWSALPDGLLVATPVHDDELVLVVDPDHPLAAADKVAPQELGGLAFVGREAGSGTRAVLEHALATLGPPRDATARAVPEPPQGKASRVAGGQGRGATPDVRLELGEPEAIKRAVRAGLGAAVLSRVAVAQEVERGELVALSITHPGFRRQFTLLHPPEALASHACWTFRTLAVAG, from the coding sequence GTGGCCCTCGAGCCCCAACTACTGCGCACCTTCCTCGTCGTCGCGCGTGGCGGCAGCATCAGCGAGGCCGCCCGCCGGCTCCACCGCTCCCAACCCGCCGTCACATCCGCCGTCAGGCGCCTCGAGGCGCACTTCGGCGAGCCGCTCTTCCGCCGCGGCGGCAAGGGCGTGCGCCTGACCGACCTCGGCGCCAGGCTCCTCCCCCATGCCGAGGCGTTGGAGCGCGTCCTGGACGGCGTCAACCAGCTCGCCGCCGAGGCGGCCGGTTTGGAGGGCGCCAGGCTGCGCATCGCCGCCAGCACCACCATCGCCCTCTACTGGCTGCCTCCCCGCCTGGCACGCTTCTGCTCGGAGCATCCGAGCGCCAAGCTCGTCGTGCACACGCGCAACTCGCGCGAGGCCGTCGAGGAGCTGGCGGCCGGGGAAGTCGACCTCGCCCTCGTCGAGGCCCCCGCCGCCAGCTGGTCGGCGCTGCCCGACGGCCTGTTGGTGGCCACGCCCGTGCACGACGACGAACTCGTGCTCGTGGTCGATCCCGACCATCCGTTGGCCGCAGCCGACAAGGTCGCCCCGCAGGAGCTTGGCGGCCTCGCGTTCGTCGGTCGGGAAGCCGGCTCCGGCACGCGCGCGGTCCTTGAGCACGCGCTAGCGACCCTGGGCCCGCCTCGCGACGCGACCGCGCGCGCCGTCCCGGAACCGCCCCAGGGCAAGGCCTCGCGCGTCGCCGGAGGCCAGGGCCGGGGCGCCACCCCGGACGTGCGCCTCGAGCTGGGCGAGCCGGAGGCCATCAAGCGGGCGGTGCGCGCCGGGCTCGGAGCGGCAGTCCTCTCGCGCGTGGCAGTAGCCCAGGAGGTCGAGCGGGGCGAGCTCGTCGCCCTCTCCATCACCCACCCGGGCTTCCGGCGGCAGTTCACGCTCCTGCACCCGCCCGAGGCCCTGGCCAGCCACGCCTGCTGGACGTTCAGGACGCTGGCGGTGGCGGGCTAG
- a CDS encoding putative sulfate exporter family transporter, giving the protein MTAPAASGRLRSLLPGLALVVLLTFLAYELARIPGLKLLGPLVLALLAGALWRLARGGRVAGVAPGARFAAKVLLRLGIVLLGVRLDMRALAAVGPTVLVGSALGVLVAFAAIELVGRAWGVPKDLRRSLAVGTGVCGASAIAAALPVLKAEERHASLSVAVVSVVGTLGVVAFAAWDGLALVSSRLLAAIAGATLQEVGHVVAAGAAVGGGEGDLALLVKLSRVVLLAPVLMLLGWWLRREAVVAGASGGAGGPEVGAAPALGVARGAGAGAAAGTSPAAKLPPLVPAFVVGFLAMSAVTSLGWLGPETVRYLSLAGTLLTAAAMAGIGLGVQFRGLGRAGRQALVLGVVGFVAMLVVMSGYYLIALR; this is encoded by the coding sequence GTGACCGCTCCCGCCGCCTCCGGGCGCCTTCGATCGCTCCTGCCCGGCCTCGCCCTCGTCGTACTGCTCACGTTCCTCGCCTACGAGCTCGCCCGGATCCCCGGCCTCAAACTCCTCGGCCCGCTCGTGCTCGCGCTCCTCGCCGGCGCTCTCTGGCGCCTGGCGCGTGGGGGCCGTGTCGCTGGGGTGGCCCCCGGCGCGCGCTTCGCCGCCAAGGTCCTCTTGCGCCTTGGCATCGTGTTGCTCGGGGTGCGGCTCGACATGCGCGCGTTGGCCGCCGTCGGTCCGACAGTGCTCGTCGGCAGCGCGCTCGGCGTGCTCGTCGCCTTCGCGGCCATCGAACTCGTCGGGCGGGCGTGGGGCGTGCCGAAGGACCTGCGGCGCTCGCTCGCGGTCGGCACGGGCGTGTGTGGCGCGTCCGCGATCGCGGCGGCCCTGCCCGTGCTCAAGGCGGAGGAGCGGCACGCGTCGCTCTCCGTCGCGGTCGTGAGCGTCGTCGGCACGCTCGGCGTGGTGGCCTTCGCCGCCTGGGACGGTCTCGCGCTCGTCTCCTCGCGCCTCCTCGCCGCCATCGCGGGGGCGACCCTCCAGGAGGTCGGTCACGTGGTGGCCGCGGGGGCGGCGGTCGGCGGCGGCGAGGGGGACCTGGCCCTGCTGGTCAAGCTCTCGCGCGTCGTGCTCTTGGCGCCCGTGCTAATGCTCCTCGGCTGGTGGCTGCGGCGGGAGGCGGTCGTGGCCGGTGCCTCCGGTGGTGCCGGCGGCCCGGAGGTCGGCGCGGCGCCTGCGCTTGGGGTCGCACGGGGGGCCGGCGCAGGAGCGGCGGCGGGCACCTCTCCCGCAGCGAAGCTACCCCCGCTCGTCCCCGCCTTCGTCGTCGGTTTCCTGGCCATGAGCGCCGTTACGAGCCTCGGCTGGCTCGGACCCGAGACGGTCCGGTACCTGAGCCTCGCCGGCACGCTGCTCACGGCCGCGGCGATGGCCGGGATCGGCCTCGGCGTGCAGTTCAGAGGGCTGGGGAGGGCGGGGCGGCAGGCGCTCGTCCTCGGGGTCGTCGGCTTCGTCGCGATGCTGGTCGTGATGAGCGGGTACTACCTGATCGCGTTGCGCTAG